From Flavobacterium arcticum, the proteins below share one genomic window:
- the nrfD gene encoding NrfD/PsrC family molybdoenzyme membrane anchor subunit has protein sequence MSSHYEAPIRKPLIIGDKNYHDVTVDVARPVEGRANKQWWIAFSIALAAFLWGVGCVAYTVGTGIGTWGSNKTVGWAWDITNFVWWVGIGHAGTLISAVLLLFRQKWRMAINRSAEAMTIFSVIQAAMFPVFHMGRPWLAYWVMPIPNQFGSLWVNFNSPLLWDVFAISTYLSVSLVFWWTGLLPDFAMLRDRAITPFTKRVYSILSFGWSGRAKDWQRFEEVSLVLAGLATPLVLSVHTIVSFDFATSVIPGWHTTILPPYFVAGAIFSGFAMVNTLLIIMRKLSHLEAYITIQHIELMNIVIMITGSIVGCAYITELFVAWYSGVEYEQYAFLNRATGPYWWSYLLMMTCNVVSPQVMWFKKIRTSIMASFIISLVVNIGMWFERFVIIVTSLHRDYLPSSWTMFQPTFVDAGFFIGTIGFFFVLFLLYSRSFPVIAQAEVKSIMKTSSETYKRKRDQEHGNDNHSHSENH, from the coding sequence ATGTCGTCTCATTACGAAGCACCCATTAGAAAACCTTTAATTATAGGTGACAAAAATTATCACGATGTAACAGTTGATGTTGCAAGGCCAGTGGAAGGCAGGGCTAACAAGCAATGGTGGATAGCATTCTCTATTGCGCTTGCCGCTTTCCTTTGGGGTGTTGGTTGTGTCGCTTATACTGTAGGTACAGGTATTGGAACATGGGGATCAAATAAAACTGTTGGTTGGGCATGGGATATTACCAACTTCGTTTGGTGGGTAGGTATCGGTCACGCAGGTACACTAATCTCAGCCGTACTATTATTATTCCGTCAAAAATGGAGAATGGCAATTAACCGTTCTGCTGAAGCAATGACAATCTTTTCGGTAATACAGGCAGCAATGTTCCCTGTATTCCACATGGGGCGTCCTTGGTTAGCATACTGGGTTATGCCAATACCAAATCAGTTTGGTTCGCTTTGGGTAAATTTCAACTCTCCGCTACTTTGGGATGTATTTGCAATTTCTACTTACCTTTCGGTATCATTAGTGTTTTGGTGGACAGGTTTACTTCCTGACTTTGCAATGCTTCGTGATAGAGCAATTACTCCTTTTACAAAAAGAGTTTATTCGATACTAAGTTTTGGATGGAGCGGAAGAGCTAAAGACTGGCAACGTTTTGAAGAGGTTTCTCTTGTCCTTGCAGGTTTAGCAACACCACTTGTACTTTCTGTACACACAATTGTATCTTTTGACTTTGCTACGTCGGTTATACCAGGATGGCACACTACAATACTTCCGCCTTACTTCGTTGCGGGAGCTATATTCTCAGGATTTGCAATGGTTAATACTTTGCTTATAATTATGAGAAAACTTTCTCACCTTGAAGCTTATATTACAATACAACATATTGAGTTAATGAATATCGTTATCATGATAACGGGTTCTATTGTAGGTTGTGCTTATATTACAGAGCTTTTCGTAGCATGGTACTCAGGAGTTGAGTATGAGCAATATGCTTTCCTTAACAGAGCAACAGGACCTTACTGGTGGTCATATTTATTAATGATGACTTGTAATGTGGTTTCTCCGCAGGTAATGTGGTTTAAGAAAATTAGAACAAGTATAATGGCATCTTTCATAATTTCACTTGTTGTAAATATAGGGATGTGGTTTGAGCGTTTTGTAATTATCGTTACATCACTACACAGAGATTACCTACCATCATCATGGACAATGTTCCAACCTACTTTTGTAGATGCTGGTTTCTTTATAGGTACTATTGGTTTCTTCTTTGTATTGTTCTTGCTATATTCAAGAAGTTTCCCTGTAATTGCTCAGGCAGAGGTTAAATCGATAATGAAAACCTCAAGCGAAACCTACAAGAGAAAGAGAGATCAAGAACACGGAAACGACAATCATTCACATTCAGAAAATCATTAA
- a CDS encoding TAT-variant-translocated molybdopterin oxidoreductase: MASNKKYWQSVEELKENSSIVETLRNNEFVEEIPTDEFLGDKEALSSSSTSRRDFLKYVGFSTAAVSLAACEGPVIKSIPYVVQPEEIIPGVADYYATTVADGFDFANILVKTREGRPIKVENNNLPGSKIKPNARVYASVLSLYDSMRLKEPMVKGKPATWEEVDVQVKAGLANAASSGGQVVLLTNTMASPSTDKLIAEFGARYTNFKHVVYDAVSASEALDAFEAVYGERALADYDFSKSDVIVSVGADFLGDWQGGGCDTGYAEGRIPKNGKMSKHIQIESNMSLSGANADKRIPMTVTEQKYALVALYNAVMGTSVSVPAFTNKDAVAKAAKQLKSAGSKGVLVSGLDDMNAQLLVLAINNALQSEAFNPAGARLVRQGNAKAVAQLVQDMKAGTVDTLIMSGVNPVYTLPNSADFTEGLKKVKFSVAFSMKEDETASLTTIAAAAPHYLESWGDVSMAKGYYSITQPTIRPLFKTRQLQDSLLLWSGNSQSYYDYLKASYTAEGTGKTWNQIVHDGVHHDAATSAVVASPTDFGGAASRLAGAKKAAGLELVLYTKVGMGDGQQANNPWLQEFPDPITRVSWDNYVTVSKADAEELGLENYNVANGGMNGSIVTLEVNGKKLENVPVIVQPGQAKGTVGLSLGYGRTAAMKKEMMTGVNAYTLYNNFNSLQSVKLTKASGDHEFACIQLHKTLMGRGDIIKETTLSEFNKKDASEWNEVPMVSLDHKAVPATSVDLWTSFDRTTGHHFNLSIDLNACTGCGACVIACHAENNVPVVGKSEVRRSRDMHWLRIDRYYSSEETFAGDVEVKENISGLMDSIDTFDAMEDPSENPQVAFQPVFCQHCNHAPCETVCPVAATSHSRQGQNHMAYNRCVGTRYCANNCPYKVRRFNWFLYNKNEEFDYHMNDDLGRMVLNPDVNVRSRGVMEKCSLCIQMTQATILNAKREGRQVKKDEFYTACTEACGSGAMVFGDVNNEEDTVVKLKEDDRMYHLLEHIGTKPNVFYQVKVRNT; this comes from the coding sequence ATGGCATCAAACAAAAAATACTGGCAAAGTGTTGAGGAACTGAAAGAAAACAGTTCTATTGTTGAGACGCTAAGAAACAATGAGTTTGTTGAAGAGATTCCGACTGATGAATTTCTTGGCGATAAGGAAGCTTTGTCGTCTTCGTCAACAAGCCGTCGTGACTTTTTGAAATATGTTGGATTCAGTACTGCTGCAGTATCACTTGCAGCCTGCGAAGGTCCGGTTATTAAGTCTATTCCTTATGTAGTTCAACCAGAAGAAATTATCCCAGGTGTTGCAGATTATTATGCAACTACTGTTGCGGATGGTTTTGATTTTGCAAATATATTGGTTAAAACCCGTGAGGGTAGACCTATAAAAGTTGAAAATAACAATCTTCCAGGTTCTAAAATAAAACCTAATGCAAGGGTTTATGCTTCTGTACTTTCATTGTACGATAGCATGCGTTTAAAAGAGCCAATGGTAAAAGGTAAGCCTGCTACTTGGGAAGAAGTTGATGTTCAAGTAAAGGCTGGTTTAGCTAATGCTGCATCTTCAGGGGGTCAAGTGGTATTGTTAACTAATACTATGGCAAGTCCTTCTACAGATAAATTAATTGCTGAGTTTGGAGCACGTTACACTAACTTTAAGCATGTTGTTTATGATGCTGTTTCTGCATCAGAGGCTTTAGATGCTTTTGAAGCTGTATATGGAGAAAGAGCTCTTGCTGATTATGATTTTTCTAAATCAGATGTTATTGTTTCTGTAGGTGCTGATTTTCTAGGTGACTGGCAAGGTGGTGGCTGTGATACAGGATATGCTGAAGGACGAATACCTAAGAATGGTAAAATGTCTAAGCATATACAAATAGAGTCTAATATGTCGCTAAGTGGTGCTAACGCTGATAAGCGTATTCCTATGACAGTGACAGAACAAAAATATGCCCTTGTAGCACTTTATAATGCTGTAATGGGTACGTCAGTAAGTGTTCCTGCATTTACTAATAAAGATGCAGTTGCTAAGGCTGCAAAACAATTAAAGTCTGCTGGTTCTAAAGGTGTTTTAGTTTCAGGTCTTGATGATATGAATGCGCAATTGCTTGTGTTAGCAATTAATAACGCCTTACAATCAGAAGCGTTTAACCCTGCTGGTGCACGCCTTGTAAGACAAGGTAACGCTAAAGCAGTAGCTCAGTTGGTACAGGATATGAAAGCAGGTACGGTTGATACACTTATAATGAGTGGTGTTAATCCTGTTTATACATTACCAAATAGTGCTGATTTTACTGAAGGGCTTAAAAAAGTGAAATTTTCGGTAGCCTTTTCTATGAAAGAAGATGAAACGGCTTCTTTAACTACTATTGCTGCAGCAGCACCTCATTACTTAGAATCATGGGGCGATGTAAGTATGGCAAAAGGATATTATAGTATTACTCAACCAACTATACGTCCATTATTTAAGACAAGACAGTTGCAAGATTCATTATTGTTATGGTCGGGTAACTCACAATCATATTACGATTACCTTAAAGCGTCTTATACTGCTGAGGGTACTGGTAAAACATGGAATCAAATTGTACATGATGGTGTTCACCATGATGCTGCTACTTCTGCAGTCGTTGCAAGTCCTACTGATTTTGGCGGTGCAGCTTCTAGGCTTGCAGGTGCTAAAAAGGCAGCAGGTTTGGAGCTTGTGTTGTACACTAAAGTAGGTATGGGAGATGGTCAGCAGGCTAATAACCCATGGTTACAAGAGTTTCCAGATCCTATCACAAGGGTGTCTTGGGATAATTATGTAACAGTATCTAAGGCTGATGCTGAGGAGCTAGGTCTTGAGAATTATAATGTTGCTAATGGTGGTATGAACGGTAGTATTGTAACACTTGAGGTAAACGGTAAAAAATTAGAAAATGTTCCTGTTATTGTACAGCCAGGTCAGGCAAAAGGTACTGTTGGACTTTCTTTAGGTTATGGTCGTACAGCGGCTATGAAGAAAGAAATGATGACGGGCGTAAATGCTTACACGTTATACAACAATTTCAATTCACTACAGTCAGTAAAGCTTACTAAAGCGTCAGGCGACCATGAATTTGCTTGTATACAATTACATAAAACATTAATGGGTAGGGGAGATATTATAAAAGAGACTACCTTATCTGAATTTAATAAAAAAGATGCTTCGGAGTGGAATGAAGTTCCTATGGTATCTTTAGATCATAAAGCTGTTCCTGCTACTTCGGTAGATCTTTGGACATCTTTTGATAGAACTACAGGGCATCACTTTAACCTTTCGATAGATCTTAATGCTTGTACAGGTTGTGGGGCGTGTGTTATAGCATGTCATGCAGAGAATAATGTACCAGTAGTTGGTAAATCAGAGGTAAGAAGAAGCCGCGATATGCACTGGTTGCGTATTGATAGATATTATTCATCTGAAGAGACTTTTGCAGGTGATGTAGAAGTTAAAGAGAATATCTCAGGGTTAATGGATTCTATTGATACCTTTGATGCAATGGAAGATCCTTCTGAGAACCCTCAAGTAGCATTCCAGCCAGTATTCTGTCAGCACTGTAACCATGCACCATGTGAAACAGTTTGTCCAGTTGCTGCAACATCACATAGCCGTCAAGGTCAAAACCATATGGCATATAACCGTTGTGTAGGTACTCGTTACTGTGCTAACAACTGTCCTTATAAAGTACGTCGTTTTAACTGGTTCTTATATAATAAGAATGAAGAGTTTGATTATCACATGAATGATGATTTAGGGCGTATGGTACTTAATCCAGATGTTAATGTTCGTTCAAGAGGTGTTATGGAGAAATGTTCTCTATGTATCCAAATGACACAGGCTACTATTCTTAATGCAAAAAGAGAAGGTCGTCAGGTTAAAAAAGATGAATTCTATACAGCTTGTACTGAGGCATGTGGCTCTGGAGCTATGGTGTTTGGAGATGTTAATAATGAAGAGGATACAGTTGTTAAACTGAAAGAGGATGACAGAATGTATCACTTATTAGAGCACATTGGTACTAAGCCAAATGTATTCTATCAGGTTAAAGTAAGGAATACCTAA
- a CDS encoding cytochrome c3 family protein, translating to MKKVGNHTSFSRILLFCLAFSLSFSLTSFAQETAAEAPAEAAAPDAGAGDPVKGKELFNSLCAACHKLDAKATGPALRNIADKHDRAWLYKWVRNSSEMIKSGDATAVKLFAENNNSVMTAFPQLSDKDIDDIMAYTSQPKAEPRISSAPVGGGGNGGSDSGVNNTLVLAALVLVLLVLIVMLVLVNKTLRKVAEANGVNIADDESSVSLWKAYAKNQFLVLVTVILLLLSSSYFLYGFLMQVGVDKGYEPIQPIHFSHKIHAGENGVDCKYCHSSARVSKTSGIPSLNVCMNCHKNISEFTGSKDSTYVEYSKEFYTAEIQKLYDAVGWDKTTQAYTGKEKPVKWVRIHNLPDFVYFNHSQHVSVAGVDCQKCHGPVETFEIMKQDAPLTMGWCINCHRETNVKVEGNEYYEKIHDELAKKYGVAKLTAANMGGTECGKCHY from the coding sequence ATGAAAAAAGTGGGTAACCATACTTCGTTTTCAAGAATTTTATTGTTCTGCCTGGCGTTCTCGCTGTCTTTTTCCTTAACGTCATTTGCGCAGGAAACTGCAGCTGAAGCTCCTGCCGAAGCAGCGGCTCCTGATGCGGGAGCAGGCGATCCGGTAAAAGGTAAAGAACTTTTTAACTCATTATGTGCTGCATGTCACAAACTCGATGCTAAGGCTACAGGGCCTGCACTGAGAAATATTGCTGATAAGCACGATCGTGCTTGGCTTTATAAATGGGTGAGAAATAGTAGCGAGATGATAAAATCAGGTGACGCTACTGCAGTGAAATTATTTGCAGAAAATAATAACTCTGTGATGACAGCATTTCCTCAATTATCAGATAAAGATATTGATGATATCATGGCATATACCTCGCAGCCAAAAGCTGAACCAAGAATTTCTTCTGCTCCTGTTGGAGGTGGAGGTAATGGAGGTTCTGATAGCGGTGTAAATAATACGCTTGTTCTTGCTGCGTTAGTGCTGGTGCTTTTAGTGCTTATTGTTATGCTTGTTTTGGTAAACAAGACATTAAGAAAAGTTGCTGAAGCAAACGGTGTTAATATTGCTGATGATGAATCTTCGGTGTCTTTATGGAAAGCATATGCTAAAAATCAGTTCTTAGTGTTGGTTACGGTAATATTGTTGCTATTGTCTTCTTCTTACTTCTTGTATGGTTTTTTAATGCAGGTAGGTGTAGATAAGGGGTATGAACCAATACAGCCAATACATTTCTCTCACAAAATACACGCTGGTGAAAATGGGGTAGATTGTAAGTATTGTCACTCTTCTGCAAGGGTTAGTAAAACTTCAGGTATTCCATCGCTTAATGTGTGTATGAATTGTCATAAAAACATTTCAGAGTTTACAGGTAGTAAAGATTCTACATATGTAGAATATTCTAAAGAATTCTATACTGCCGAGATACAAAAGCTGTATGATGCAGTAGGTTGGGATAAAACAACTCAAGCTTATACAGGTAAAGAAAAACCAGTTAAATGGGTAAGAATTCATAATCTTCCTGATTTTGTTTACTTCAATCACTCGCAGCACGTTTCTGTAGCAGGTGTTGATTGTCAAAAATGTCACGGTCCTGTAGAGACTTTCGAGATAATGAAACAAGACGCTCCTTTAACAATGGGATGGTGTATTAACTGTCACCGTGAAACTAATGTTAAAGTTGAGGGTAATGAGTACTATGAAAAAATCCACGATGAGCTTGCCAAGAAATATGGTGTAGCTAAGCTTACGGCTGCCAATATGGGTGGTACTGAGTGTGGAAAATGTCACTATTAA
- a CDS encoding SPOR domain-containing protein, translated as MRILNMKHILFVVFFLALPASKSSAQNAEINIEQDEKFTSLLNEKRKINSSITINDRYKIQIFYGENAKARKTLAEFKKEFPDMDATIVFESPTYKVWAGSFNTRIDAERMLVKIKEKHPYSLLIKPNK; from the coding sequence ATGAGAATTTTAAACATGAAGCACATTCTATTTGTAGTATTTTTCCTTGCATTACCCGCAAGCAAATCATCTGCACAAAATGCAGAAATAAATATCGAACAAGATGAAAAATTCACTTCGCTTTTAAATGAAAAGCGAAAGATAAATTCATCTATCACCATTAATGATCGTTATAAAATACAGATATTTTATGGCGAAAATGCTAAAGCAAGAAAAACACTTGCAGAGTTTAAAAAAGAATTTCCAGATATGGATGCTACGATAGTATTTGAAAGCCCTACATATAAAGTATGGGCAGGCAGCTTTAACACGCGTATTGACGCTGAAAGAATGTTAGTTAAGATAAAAGAGAAACACCCTTACTCATTACTTATAAAACCAAACAAATAG
- the infB gene encoding translation initiation factor IF-2, whose product MSEERAIRINKVLRELNISLDRAVEYLKDKGYNIDASPNAKISGDERNALYNQFSADKGKKEASLEVSEEKRKEKEALRVAREREMEEKRKQDEERQKQEVIKAKTTLSGPVSVGKIDLNPKKAQETSSDDIPKKQEQPKAEAPKVEVPKTAPVSKSEEPKVSEAKPAEEPKVADKKPEVSKEVPVKDEAVKAAPEKPAARQPKIIKANPNAKIQPKQQEQAVPEQKEKQAAPEQEQPEEEKIKTQYQKLSGTTFTGKTIDLTQFQKPKKKKEEPKKGEAIRPNQPGNNNNNKNKRKRIIPKAQQGQGGNRPGGQQGGNRTGGAKITPGGRRPAIVAKVEPTEEEVKNQIRETLEKLQGKGSKSKAAKYRRDKRDSHRQKTDDEQRMLNEGNKTIKVTEFVTVGEIATMMDVPITKVISVCMSLGIMVTMNQRLDAETLSIVADEFGYEVEFITTDIEESMEVIEDKEEDLEFRAPIVTVMGHVDHGKTSLLDYIRKENVIAGESGGITQHIGAYGVQLENGQKIAFLDTPGHEAFTAMRARGAQVTDIAIVVIAADDDIMPQTKEAINHAQAAGVPIIFAINKVDKPTANPEKIKEKLAAMNLLVEDWGGKIQSHDISAKTGLGVKDLLEKVLLEAEILDLKANPDKAAVGTVVEAFLDKGRGYVSTVLVQGGTLRLGDYVLAGKHHGKVKAMHDERGKNVKVAGPSTPISILGLDGAPTAGDKFTVFEDEKEAKQIAAKRTQLIREQSVRTQRHITLDEIGRRIALGQFKELNIILKGDVDGSVEALSDSFSKLSTEEIQINIIHKAVGAITESDVLLASASDAIIIGFNVRPSASARQLADKEEIDIRNYSIIYDAIDDLKDAMEGMLSPELKEEITGSAEIRETFKISKVGTIAGCMVTDGKIFRNSKIRLIREGVVIYTGELAALKRFKDDVKEVAKGYDCGMQIKNYNDIQQLDVIEAYQEVEVKKKLK is encoded by the coding sequence ATGTCTGAAGAAAGAGCAATAAGAATAAATAAAGTTTTAAGGGAATTAAATATTTCGCTGGATAGAGCAGTGGAATATCTTAAGGATAAGGGCTATAATATAGATGCCAGCCCTAATGCCAAGATATCCGGCGATGAGCGTAATGCCCTTTACAATCAATTCTCTGCTGACAAAGGCAAGAAGGAAGCTTCTCTTGAGGTGAGTGAGGAGAAGAGAAAGGAAAAAGAGGCGCTACGTGTTGCGAGAGAGCGCGAGATGGAGGAGAAAAGAAAGCAAGATGAAGAGCGACAAAAGCAAGAGGTTATTAAAGCTAAAACTACTTTATCAGGACCAGTATCGGTTGGTAAAATAGACCTTAATCCTAAAAAAGCTCAAGAAACTTCTTCAGACGATATACCTAAAAAACAAGAGCAGCCAAAAGCAGAAGCTCCAAAGGTTGAAGTGCCTAAAACAGCTCCTGTGTCGAAATCTGAAGAACCAAAAGTATCAGAAGCGAAGCCAGCAGAAGAGCCTAAGGTAGCAGATAAAAAACCAGAGGTGTCAAAAGAGGTTCCTGTAAAGGATGAGGCGGTAAAAGCTGCTCCAGAAAAACCTGCAGCAAGACAGCCAAAGATTATTAAGGCTAACCCTAATGCAAAGATACAGCCGAAGCAGCAAGAGCAAGCTGTGCCTGAGCAAAAAGAAAAACAAGCTGCGCCTGAACAAGAGCAGCCAGAGGAAGAAAAAATAAAAACCCAGTACCAAAAACTTTCGGGTACAACGTTTACAGGTAAAACCATAGATCTTACGCAGTTTCAAAAACCAAAGAAGAAGAAGGAAGAGCCTAAAAAAGGAGAGGCGATACGACCTAACCAACCTGGGAATAATAACAATAATAAGAATAAGAGAAAAAGGATTATTCCTAAAGCTCAGCAAGGACAGGGAGGTAATAGACCTGGTGGACAACAAGGCGGAAATAGAACTGGTGGAGCTAAAATAACTCCAGGTGGTAGACGTCCTGCTATTGTAGCTAAGGTAGAACCTACTGAAGAAGAAGTTAAAAATCAAATTCGTGAAACGCTAGAGAAACTACAAGGTAAAGGTAGTAAGTCTAAAGCGGCGAAATATAGAAGAGATAAACGTGATAGTCACCGTCAAAAAACAGACGATGAACAACGTATGCTTAACGAAGGCAATAAAACTATTAAGGTAACGGAGTTTGTTACTGTAGGTGAAATTGCTACAATGATGGATGTGCCAATTACTAAAGTTATATCGGTATGTATGTCTCTTGGTATCATGGTTACCATGAACCAAAGATTAGATGCAGAAACGCTTAGTATTGTTGCAGATGAATTTGGTTATGAAGTAGAATTTATAACAACCGATATCGAAGAATCGATGGAGGTTATAGAAGATAAAGAAGAAGATCTAGAGTTTAGAGCGCCTATTGTTACTGTAATGGGGCACGTAGATCATGGTAAAACATCATTACTAGATTACATTCGTAAAGAAAATGTAATTGCTGGAGAATCTGGAGGTATAACGCAGCATATAGGTGCTTATGGAGTACAGCTAGAAAATGGTCAAAAAATTGCCTTTTTAGATACACCAGGTCACGAAGCGTTTACAGCAATGCGTGCGCGTGGTGCTCAGGTAACAGATATTGCTATTGTTGTAATTGCAGCAGACGACGATATCATGCCACAAACAAAAGAGGCGATAAATCACGCACAAGCTGCAGGTGTACCTATTATATTTGCTATAAATAAAGTGGATAAGCCAACGGCAAATCCAGAAAAAATAAAAGAAAAACTTGCTGCCATGAATCTTTTAGTAGAAGATTGGGGCGGAAAAATACAATCGCACGATATTTCTGCAAAGACAGGCTTAGGAGTAAAAGATCTTCTAGAAAAAGTATTGCTTGAAGCAGAAATATTAGACCTAAAAGCAAATCCAGATAAGGCTGCTGTAGGTACTGTAGTAGAGGCATTCCTTGATAAAGGTCGTGGATATGTATCTACGGTATTAGTTCAAGGTGGTACATTACGACTTGGCGATTATGTATTGGCGGGTAAACATCATGGTAAAGTAAAAGCTATGCATGATGAGCGCGGTAAGAATGTAAAAGTAGCGGGTCCATCTACTCCAATATCTATATTAGGACTTGATGGTGCGCCAACGGCAGGTGATAAGTTTACCGTGTTTGAAGATGAAAAAGAAGCGAAACAAATTGCTGCTAAGCGTACACAATTAATACGTGAACAATCTGTAAGAACGCAACGTCATATTACACTTGACGAGATTGGTAGAAGAATTGCTCTTGGTCAGTTTAAAGAACTTAATATTATCCTTAAAGGTGATGTGGATGGGTCTGTTGAAGCATTATCAGATTCGTTCTCTAAACTATCTACCGAGGAGATTCAAATTAATATTATACATAAAGCAGTAGGTGCAATTACAGAATCTGATGTATTGCTTGCTTCGGCGTCCGATGCTATTATTATAGGATTTAATGTTCGTCCATCTGCATCGGCAAGACAACTTGCTGATAAAGAAGAAATCGACATCAGAAACTACTCTATTATTTATGATGCTATTGATGATCTTAAAGATGCAATGGAAGGTATGCTTTCTCCAGAGCTTAAAGAAGAGATTACTGGATCTGCTGAGATTAGAGAAACGTTTAAAATATCTAAAGTGGGTACTATTGCAGGTTGTATGGTTACCGATGGTAAGATATTTAGGAATTCTAAGATTAGACTTATTAGAGAAGGTGTGGTTATATACACAGGAGAGCTTGCTGCCCTTAAACGATTTAAAGATGATGTTAAGGAAGTAGCTAAAGGATATGATTGTGGTATGCAGATAAAGAATTATAATGACATACAACAACTTGATGTGATTGAAGCTTATCAAGAAGTAGAAGTTAAAAAGAAGCTTAAATAA
- the nusA gene encoding transcription termination factor NusA, which produces MENIALIESFSEFKDDKLIDRVTLMAILEDVFRNALKKKYGSDDNFDIIINPDKGDMEIWRNRVVVADGEVEDPNQEISLTEARKIEPDFEVDEDVSEEVKLIQLGRRAILALRQNLISKIHEHDNTNLYKQFKDIIGDIYTAEVHHVRPKAVILVDDEGNEIVLPKEKQIPADFFRKGDNVRGIIESVELKGNKPQIIMSRTSETFLEKLFEQEIPEVFDGLITVKKVVRIPGEKAKVAVDSYDDRIDPVGACVGMKGSRIHGIVRELGNENIDVINYTTNTQLFITRALSPAKISSIKIDEENKRAEVFLKLEEVSKAIGRGGHNIKLAGFLTGYELDVIREGNLVEDEDVELTEFTDEIDSWIIEEFAKIGLDTARSILSQDIQDLVRRTDLEEETVAEVMRILKEEFEE; this is translated from the coding sequence ATGGAGAATATCGCATTAATTGAATCGTTTTCGGAGTTTAAGGATGATAAACTAATAGATCGTGTTACGCTTATGGCGATACTAGAAGATGTATTTAGGAATGCCTTAAAAAAGAAATACGGTTCTGACGATAATTTTGATATAATTATCAACCCTGATAAAGGGGATATGGAGATTTGGAGAAATAGGGTAGTAGTTGCCGATGGTGAAGTTGAGGATCCTAACCAAGAAATATCACTAACTGAGGCGCGTAAGATAGAGCCCGATTTTGAAGTAGATGAAGATGTTTCTGAAGAAGTAAAGCTTATACAGCTTGGTAGAAGAGCTATATTAGCACTACGTCAAAACCTTATATCTAAAATACACGAACACGATAATACTAACCTTTATAAGCAGTTTAAAGACATTATTGGTGATATTTATACTGCTGAAGTGCACCATGTTCGCCCAAAAGCTGTAATTTTGGTGGATGATGAAGGAAATGAGATAGTATTGCCGAAAGAAAAGCAAATTCCGGCAGACTTTTTTAGAAAAGGAGATAATGTTCGAGGTATCATTGAGAGTGTAGAGCTAAAAGGTAATAAGCCGCAAATTATAATGTCTAGAACATCTGAGACATTCCTTGAAAAATTGTTTGAACAAGAAATACCTGAGGTATTTGATGGTCTTATAACAGTTAAAAAAGTAGTAAGAATACCAGGTGAAAAAGCAAAGGTAGCTGTAGATTCTTATGATGATAGGATAGACCCTGTTGGAGCATGTGTTGGTATGAAAGGTTCGCGTATACACGGTATAGTAAGAGAGTTGGGTAATGAGAATATAGATGTTATCAACTATACTACCAATACGCAGTTATTTATAACAAGAGCTTTGAGTCCTGCGAAAATATCATCTATTAAAATAGATGAAGAAAACAAAAGAGCAGAAGTGTTCTTGAAACTTGAAGAGGTTTCTAAAGCCATAGGTCGTGGCGGACATAATATAAAACTAGCTGGTTTCTTAACAGGGTATGAGTTAGATGTTATAAGAGAAGGTAATCTTGTAGAAGATGAAGATGTTGAATTAACAGAGTTTACTGATGAGATTGATAGCTGGATTATTGAGGAATTTGCTAAAATAGGTCTTGATACTGCTAGGAGCATACTAAGCCAAGATATACAAGATCTTGTAAGAAGAACAGACCTTGAAGAAGAGACCGTTGCAGAGGTAATGAGAATACTTAAAGAAGAATTTGAAGAGTAA
- the rimP gene encoding ribosome assembly cofactor RimP, which translates to MIFKEKVSTLLEEALIESPSLFLIDLKITDSNKIMVTLDGDNGVNLQDCINVSRAIEHNLDREEHDFSLEVTSAGATTPLTNKRQYVKNLGRTLKVVTETQEVEATLTEANDEFVVMEWKAREPKKIGKGKETVQKRAEISYSEIKEAVVVIKF; encoded by the coding sequence ATGATATTTAAAGAGAAAGTAAGCACTCTGCTTGAAGAGGCACTTATAGAAAGCCCTTCACTCTTTCTTATTGACCTGAAGATTACGGATTCGAATAAAATCATGGTAACCCTGGATGGCGATAACGGAGTGAACCTGCAGGATTGTATTAATGTAAGCCGTGCGATAGAACATAATCTTGACAGGGAAGAACATGATTTTTCGTTGGAAGTAACTTCTGCTGGCGCTACTACACCCTTAACAAACAAAAGGCAATATGTTAAAAACCTTGGTAGAACACTAAAGGTGGTTACAGAGACCCAAGAAGTTGAGGCTACACTTACTGAGGCTAATGATGAGTTTGTAGTTATGGAATGGAAGGCTCGTGAGCCAAAAAAGATAGGGAAAGGTAAAGAAACCGTGCAAAAAAGAGCCGAAATATCTTATAGTGAGATAAAAGAAGCAGTTGTTGTAATAAAATTTTAA